One genomic window of Corvus moneduloides isolate bCorMon1 chromosome 14, bCorMon1.pri, whole genome shotgun sequence includes the following:
- the STARD8 gene encoding stAR-related lipid transfer protein 8 isoform X1: MPLLDFFWACFKRAKKFTLLEDKKDAEIEAKKACDWLRAAGFPQYAQLYEESSFPLDISAVKKDHSFLDQDSLKSLCRRLMTLNTCASMKLDVHFQRKQNEDSEEEDQCAISNRWAFQRDSKRWSRVGSADVLSQGSEALSCTMHPVSSRESVLTDLSTNPEATSLHSTGSVGSVGGTGGTLGTAATPSEPPSPLRATVNASSCSRSEGSAKEQPSGQGGGSKEKLKKRRSRSFLKRIESLRRKDKQRPSPDRRVAPHSSATLPPGWGSLQSNGDLAATRTNSSKRGIPASFHSKKHFFSVSYRTNRLLGPAGTKGSSDPKRSGVYLEDYDTATAAECQRRARHGDCLVYIPCDHKPGTFPKSLSIESLCPLGGSSLAHWNAGSAAVGLGEGGSSSSVEGSSSPRGFACRRRGSCSSLGSRVSVYDNVPEFGSSEDFCKDGEVTFENLDDILQHMWGLQQKVELWCKAISSGLDGEEGGEEEEDEEESDSGGEPSNLHFEEQSMSDVGTSASDFDSTGNSLNEAEEIETRERRDSGVGASLTRPCRKLRWHSFQNSHRPSLNSASLEINRQSSAQLNLLQKCSLLRLTAIMEKYSVPHKQAWTWTVPKFMKRSKVPDYRDKMVFGVPPIVNVQRTGQPLPQSIQQAMRYLRSQCLDQVGIFRKSGVKSRIQALRHMNETSPDNVNYSGQSAYDVADLLKQYFRDLPEPIFTSKLTDTFLQIYQFVSKEQRLQAVQAAIILMPDENREVLQTLLYFLSDIASAEENQMTAGNLAVCLAPSIFHLNVSKKESTSPRAIHKRGTMGKPDQKDLSENMAATQGLSHMITDCKKLFQVSHDILLQLSSSYMAADAYPHPLADLVCQGESKDLHSYFEQSVQNLLKESSEKFKGWLSTAGPLNTELSCKKVGDGHPLRLWKVSTDVEAPPATVLHRVLRERHLWDEDLLQSRVVEALDKDMEVYHYVTDSMAPHPRRDCMVLRRWRTDLPRGACLLSSLSVEHDKVPVEGGVKAIVLTSQYLIEPSAMGRSRVTHICRADLRGRSPEWYNRVFGHLCAMELVRIRDSFPALSPNGPETKI; encoded by the exons aaATTGAAGCCAAGAAAGCGTGTGACTGGCTACGGGCAGCGGGATTCCCCCAGTATGCCCAGCTGTACGAAG AGTCATCATTCCCTCTTGACATCAGTGCTGTGAAGAAGGACCACAGCTTCCTGGACCAGGATTCCCTCAAATCCCTGTGCAG GAGGCTGATGACCCTGAACACTTGTGCCTCCATGAAGCTGGATGTTCACTTTCAGCGTAAACAG AATGAAGACTCTGAGGAGGAAGACCAGTGTGCCATCAGCAACCGGTGGGCATTCCAGAGGGACAGCAAAAGGTGGTCCCGGGTGGGGTCCGCTGATGTCCTGTCCCAGGGCTCAGAGGCCCTGAGCTGCACCATGCACCCGGTGTCCAGCCGTGAGAGTGTCCTCACGGACCTCAGCACCAACCCCGAGGCCACGTCCCTGCACAGCACGGGCAGCGTGGGCAGCGTGGGTGGCACGGGCGGCACACTAGGCACTGCGGCCACGCCGTCCGAGCCCCCGTCCCCCCTCCGTGCCACTGTCAACGCCTCCAGCTGCAGCCGGAGCGAGGGTTCTGCGAAGGAGCAGCCctcggggcagggagggggctcTAAGGAGAAGCTGAAGAAGCGACGGTCTCGCAGCTTCCTGAAGCGGATTGAGTCCCTGCGGAGGAAGGACAAGCAGAGACCCAGCCCAGACAGGAGGGTGGCTCCACACAGCAGCGCCACTCTCCCACCGGGATGGGGCTCCCTGCAGAGTAATGGGGACCTTGCAGCCACCAGGACCAACTCCTCTAAAAGAGGGATACCTGCCTCTTTCCACAGCAAAAAACACTTCTTCTCAGTATCGTACAGGACTAACCGCCTGCTCGGCCCCGCGGGCACCAAGGGGAGCTCTGACCCCAAACGCAGCGGAGTCTACCTGGAGGACTACGACACGGCCACTGCTGCCGAGTGCCAGCGCCGGGCTCGCCATGGCGATTGCCTGGTCTATATCCCCTGTGACCACAAGCCCGGCaccttccccaaatccctctccatCGAGAGCTTGTGTCCCCTGGGCGGCAGCTCCCTGGCCCACTGGAACGCAGGGAGCGcggctgtggggctgggcgagggcggcagcagcagcagcgtggaGGGCTCGTCCTCCCCGAGGGGCTTTGCCTGCCGGCGCCGcggctcctgcagctccctgggcagccgcGTCAGCGTCTACGACAACGTGCCGGAGTTCGGCAGCAGCGAGGATTTCTGCAAGGACGGGGAGGTCACCTTCGAGAACCTCGACGACATCCTGCAGCACAtgtgggggctgcagcagaaggtGGAACTCTGGTGTAAAGCCATCTCCTCTGGCCtggatggggaggaggggggcgaagaagaggaggatgaggaggagtCGGACTCGGGAGGGGAACCCTCCAACCTGCATTTCGAAGAACAGTCCATGTCGGATGTTGGCACCTCTGCCAGTGACTTTGATAGCACCGGGAACTCCCTCAACGAGGCTGAAGAGATTGAGACACGGGAGCGCCGAGATTCGGGGGTGGGAGCATCACTCACAAGACCCTGCAG AAAGCTGCGTTGGCACAGCTTCCAGAACTCACACCGGCCCAGCCTGAACTCGGCCTCGCTGGAAATCAACCGCCAGTCATCGGCCCAGCTCAACCTGCTCCAGAAGTGCTCCCTGCTCCGGCTCACTGCCATTATGGAGAAGTACTCCGTGCCCCACAAGCAGGCCTGGACGTG GACTGTCCCCAAGTTCATGAAGCGGAGTAAAGTCCCTGACTACCGGGACAAGATGGTTTTTGGGGTGCCGCCCATTGTCAACGTGCAGCGGacagggcagcccctgccccagagcaTCCAGCAGGCCATGCGCTACTTGCGCAGCCAGTGCCTGGACCAG GTTGGCATTTTCCGCAAGTCCGGGGTGAAGTCCCGGATCCAGGCGCTCCGGCACATGAATGAGACCAGCCCCGACAACGTCAACTACTCGGGGCAGTCAGCGTACGACGTGGCCGACCTGCTGAAGCAGTACTTCCGCGACCTGCCCGAGCCCATCTTCACCAGCAAGCTGACTGACACCTTCCTGCAGATCTACCAGT TCGTGTCCAAGGAGCAGcggctgcaggcagtgcaggcTGCCATCATCCTCATGCCAGACGAGAACCGGGAGGTGCTGCAGACCCTGCTCTATTTCCTGAGCGACATCGCCTCAGCCGAGGAGAACCAGATGACGGCTGGGAACCTGGCTGTGTGCCTGGCCCCCTCCATCTTCCACCTCAATGTGTCCAAGAAGGAAAGCACATCGCCCAG GGCCATACACAAGAGGGGAACCATGGGGAAACCGGACCAGAAGGACCTCAGTGAGAACATGGCTGCGACGCAGGGGCTCTCCCATATGATCACTGACTGCAAGAAGCTCTTCCAG GTCTCCCATGACAtcttgctgcagctgagcagctcctaTATGGCCGCAGACGCTTATCCCCATCCCCTGGCTGACTTGGTGTGCCAGGGGGAGAGCAAGGATTTACACTCCTACTTTGAGCAGAGTGTCCAGAATCTGCTCAAAGAGTCGTCAGAGAAATTCAAGGGgtggctgagcacagcagggcccCTGAACACAGAGCTGTCCTGCAAAAAG GTCGGGGATGGGCACCCTCTGCGCCTGTGGAAGGTCTCCACAGATGTCGAGGCCCCTCCCGCCACGGTGCTGCACCGGGTGCTGCGGGAGCGTCACCTGTGGGACGAGgacctgctgcagagcagggtggtGGAGGCGCTGGACAAGGACATGGAGGTGTACCACTACGTGACGGACAGCATGGCCCCGCACCCGCGCAGGGACTGCATGGTGCTCCG GCGCTGGCGCACGGACCTGCCGCGGGGAGcctgcctgctcagctcccTCTCGGTGGAGCACGACAAGGTGCCGGTGGAGGGAGGGGTCAAGGCCATCGTGCTGACGTCCCAGTACCTCATCGAGCCCAGCGCCATGGGCCGCTCCCGGGTGACCCACATCTGCAGGGCTGACCTCAG gggccGGTCTCCCGAGTGGTACAACAGGGTCTTTGGCCACCTCTGTGCCATGGAGCTGGTGAGGATACGAGACTCTTTCCCAGCCCTGAGTCCCAACGGCCCTGAGACAAAGATCTGA
- the STARD8 gene encoding stAR-related lipid transfer protein 8 isoform X2, giving the protein MLILFSAFNPRFPMNKAGINSSCHEIEAKKACDWLRAAGFPQYAQLYEESSFPLDISAVKKDHSFLDQDSLKSLCRRLMTLNTCASMKLDVHFQRKQNEDSEEEDQCAISNRWAFQRDSKRWSRVGSADVLSQGSEALSCTMHPVSSRESVLTDLSTNPEATSLHSTGSVGSVGGTGGTLGTAATPSEPPSPLRATVNASSCSRSEGSAKEQPSGQGGGSKEKLKKRRSRSFLKRIESLRRKDKQRPSPDRRVAPHSSATLPPGWGSLQSNGDLAATRTNSSKRGIPASFHSKKHFFSVSYRTNRLLGPAGTKGSSDPKRSGVYLEDYDTATAAECQRRARHGDCLVYIPCDHKPGTFPKSLSIESLCPLGGSSLAHWNAGSAAVGLGEGGSSSSVEGSSSPRGFACRRRGSCSSLGSRVSVYDNVPEFGSSEDFCKDGEVTFENLDDILQHMWGLQQKVELWCKAISSGLDGEEGGEEEEDEEESDSGGEPSNLHFEEQSMSDVGTSASDFDSTGNSLNEAEEIETRERRDSGVGASLTRPCRKLRWHSFQNSHRPSLNSASLEINRQSSAQLNLLQKCSLLRLTAIMEKYSVPHKQAWTWTVPKFMKRSKVPDYRDKMVFGVPPIVNVQRTGQPLPQSIQQAMRYLRSQCLDQVGIFRKSGVKSRIQALRHMNETSPDNVNYSGQSAYDVADLLKQYFRDLPEPIFTSKLTDTFLQIYQFVSKEQRLQAVQAAIILMPDENREVLQTLLYFLSDIASAEENQMTAGNLAVCLAPSIFHLNVSKKESTSPRAIHKRGTMGKPDQKDLSENMAATQGLSHMITDCKKLFQVSHDILLQLSSSYMAADAYPHPLADLVCQGESKDLHSYFEQSVQNLLKESSEKFKGWLSTAGPLNTELSCKKVGDGHPLRLWKVSTDVEAPPATVLHRVLRERHLWDEDLLQSRVVEALDKDMEVYHYVTDSMAPHPRRDCMVLRRWRTDLPRGACLLSSLSVEHDKVPVEGGVKAIVLTSQYLIEPSAMGRSRVTHICRADLRGRSPEWYNRVFGHLCAMELVRIRDSFPALSPNGPETKI; this is encoded by the exons aaATTGAAGCCAAGAAAGCGTGTGACTGGCTACGGGCAGCGGGATTCCCCCAGTATGCCCAGCTGTACGAAG AGTCATCATTCCCTCTTGACATCAGTGCTGTGAAGAAGGACCACAGCTTCCTGGACCAGGATTCCCTCAAATCCCTGTGCAG GAGGCTGATGACCCTGAACACTTGTGCCTCCATGAAGCTGGATGTTCACTTTCAGCGTAAACAG AATGAAGACTCTGAGGAGGAAGACCAGTGTGCCATCAGCAACCGGTGGGCATTCCAGAGGGACAGCAAAAGGTGGTCCCGGGTGGGGTCCGCTGATGTCCTGTCCCAGGGCTCAGAGGCCCTGAGCTGCACCATGCACCCGGTGTCCAGCCGTGAGAGTGTCCTCACGGACCTCAGCACCAACCCCGAGGCCACGTCCCTGCACAGCACGGGCAGCGTGGGCAGCGTGGGTGGCACGGGCGGCACACTAGGCACTGCGGCCACGCCGTCCGAGCCCCCGTCCCCCCTCCGTGCCACTGTCAACGCCTCCAGCTGCAGCCGGAGCGAGGGTTCTGCGAAGGAGCAGCCctcggggcagggagggggctcTAAGGAGAAGCTGAAGAAGCGACGGTCTCGCAGCTTCCTGAAGCGGATTGAGTCCCTGCGGAGGAAGGACAAGCAGAGACCCAGCCCAGACAGGAGGGTGGCTCCACACAGCAGCGCCACTCTCCCACCGGGATGGGGCTCCCTGCAGAGTAATGGGGACCTTGCAGCCACCAGGACCAACTCCTCTAAAAGAGGGATACCTGCCTCTTTCCACAGCAAAAAACACTTCTTCTCAGTATCGTACAGGACTAACCGCCTGCTCGGCCCCGCGGGCACCAAGGGGAGCTCTGACCCCAAACGCAGCGGAGTCTACCTGGAGGACTACGACACGGCCACTGCTGCCGAGTGCCAGCGCCGGGCTCGCCATGGCGATTGCCTGGTCTATATCCCCTGTGACCACAAGCCCGGCaccttccccaaatccctctccatCGAGAGCTTGTGTCCCCTGGGCGGCAGCTCCCTGGCCCACTGGAACGCAGGGAGCGcggctgtggggctgggcgagggcggcagcagcagcagcgtggaGGGCTCGTCCTCCCCGAGGGGCTTTGCCTGCCGGCGCCGcggctcctgcagctccctgggcagccgcGTCAGCGTCTACGACAACGTGCCGGAGTTCGGCAGCAGCGAGGATTTCTGCAAGGACGGGGAGGTCACCTTCGAGAACCTCGACGACATCCTGCAGCACAtgtgggggctgcagcagaaggtGGAACTCTGGTGTAAAGCCATCTCCTCTGGCCtggatggggaggaggggggcgaagaagaggaggatgaggaggagtCGGACTCGGGAGGGGAACCCTCCAACCTGCATTTCGAAGAACAGTCCATGTCGGATGTTGGCACCTCTGCCAGTGACTTTGATAGCACCGGGAACTCCCTCAACGAGGCTGAAGAGATTGAGACACGGGAGCGCCGAGATTCGGGGGTGGGAGCATCACTCACAAGACCCTGCAG AAAGCTGCGTTGGCACAGCTTCCAGAACTCACACCGGCCCAGCCTGAACTCGGCCTCGCTGGAAATCAACCGCCAGTCATCGGCCCAGCTCAACCTGCTCCAGAAGTGCTCCCTGCTCCGGCTCACTGCCATTATGGAGAAGTACTCCGTGCCCCACAAGCAGGCCTGGACGTG GACTGTCCCCAAGTTCATGAAGCGGAGTAAAGTCCCTGACTACCGGGACAAGATGGTTTTTGGGGTGCCGCCCATTGTCAACGTGCAGCGGacagggcagcccctgccccagagcaTCCAGCAGGCCATGCGCTACTTGCGCAGCCAGTGCCTGGACCAG GTTGGCATTTTCCGCAAGTCCGGGGTGAAGTCCCGGATCCAGGCGCTCCGGCACATGAATGAGACCAGCCCCGACAACGTCAACTACTCGGGGCAGTCAGCGTACGACGTGGCCGACCTGCTGAAGCAGTACTTCCGCGACCTGCCCGAGCCCATCTTCACCAGCAAGCTGACTGACACCTTCCTGCAGATCTACCAGT TCGTGTCCAAGGAGCAGcggctgcaggcagtgcaggcTGCCATCATCCTCATGCCAGACGAGAACCGGGAGGTGCTGCAGACCCTGCTCTATTTCCTGAGCGACATCGCCTCAGCCGAGGAGAACCAGATGACGGCTGGGAACCTGGCTGTGTGCCTGGCCCCCTCCATCTTCCACCTCAATGTGTCCAAGAAGGAAAGCACATCGCCCAG GGCCATACACAAGAGGGGAACCATGGGGAAACCGGACCAGAAGGACCTCAGTGAGAACATGGCTGCGACGCAGGGGCTCTCCCATATGATCACTGACTGCAAGAAGCTCTTCCAG GTCTCCCATGACAtcttgctgcagctgagcagctcctaTATGGCCGCAGACGCTTATCCCCATCCCCTGGCTGACTTGGTGTGCCAGGGGGAGAGCAAGGATTTACACTCCTACTTTGAGCAGAGTGTCCAGAATCTGCTCAAAGAGTCGTCAGAGAAATTCAAGGGgtggctgagcacagcagggcccCTGAACACAGAGCTGTCCTGCAAAAAG GTCGGGGATGGGCACCCTCTGCGCCTGTGGAAGGTCTCCACAGATGTCGAGGCCCCTCCCGCCACGGTGCTGCACCGGGTGCTGCGGGAGCGTCACCTGTGGGACGAGgacctgctgcagagcagggtggtGGAGGCGCTGGACAAGGACATGGAGGTGTACCACTACGTGACGGACAGCATGGCCCCGCACCCGCGCAGGGACTGCATGGTGCTCCG GCGCTGGCGCACGGACCTGCCGCGGGGAGcctgcctgctcagctcccTCTCGGTGGAGCACGACAAGGTGCCGGTGGAGGGAGGGGTCAAGGCCATCGTGCTGACGTCCCAGTACCTCATCGAGCCCAGCGCCATGGGCCGCTCCCGGGTGACCCACATCTGCAGGGCTGACCTCAG gggccGGTCTCCCGAGTGGTACAACAGGGTCTTTGGCCACCTCTGTGCCATGGAGCTGGTGAGGATACGAGACTCTTTCCCAGCCCTGAGTCCCAACGGCCCTGAGACAAAGATCTGA
- the STARD8 gene encoding stAR-related lipid transfer protein 8 isoform X3, with product MTLNTCASMKLDVHFQRKQNEDSEEEDQCAISNRWAFQRDSKRWSRVGSADVLSQGSEALSCTMHPVSSRESVLTDLSTNPEATSLHSTGSVGSVGGTGGTLGTAATPSEPPSPLRATVNASSCSRSEGSAKEQPSGQGGGSKEKLKKRRSRSFLKRIESLRRKDKQRPSPDRRVAPHSSATLPPGWGSLQSNGDLAATRTNSSKRGIPASFHSKKHFFSVSYRTNRLLGPAGTKGSSDPKRSGVYLEDYDTATAAECQRRARHGDCLVYIPCDHKPGTFPKSLSIESLCPLGGSSLAHWNAGSAAVGLGEGGSSSSVEGSSSPRGFACRRRGSCSSLGSRVSVYDNVPEFGSSEDFCKDGEVTFENLDDILQHMWGLQQKVELWCKAISSGLDGEEGGEEEEDEEESDSGGEPSNLHFEEQSMSDVGTSASDFDSTGNSLNEAEEIETRERRDSGVGASLTRPCRKLRWHSFQNSHRPSLNSASLEINRQSSAQLNLLQKCSLLRLTAIMEKYSVPHKQAWTWTVPKFMKRSKVPDYRDKMVFGVPPIVNVQRTGQPLPQSIQQAMRYLRSQCLDQVGIFRKSGVKSRIQALRHMNETSPDNVNYSGQSAYDVADLLKQYFRDLPEPIFTSKLTDTFLQIYQFVSKEQRLQAVQAAIILMPDENREVLQTLLYFLSDIASAEENQMTAGNLAVCLAPSIFHLNVSKKESTSPRAIHKRGTMGKPDQKDLSENMAATQGLSHMITDCKKLFQVSHDILLQLSSSYMAADAYPHPLADLVCQGESKDLHSYFEQSVQNLLKESSEKFKGWLSTAGPLNTELSCKKVGDGHPLRLWKVSTDVEAPPATVLHRVLRERHLWDEDLLQSRVVEALDKDMEVYHYVTDSMAPHPRRDCMVLRRWRTDLPRGACLLSSLSVEHDKVPVEGGVKAIVLTSQYLIEPSAMGRSRVTHICRADLRGRSPEWYNRVFGHLCAMELVRIRDSFPALSPNGPETKI from the exons ATGACCCTGAACACTTGTGCCTCCATGAAGCTGGATGTTCACTTTCAGCGTAAACAG AATGAAGACTCTGAGGAGGAAGACCAGTGTGCCATCAGCAACCGGTGGGCATTCCAGAGGGACAGCAAAAGGTGGTCCCGGGTGGGGTCCGCTGATGTCCTGTCCCAGGGCTCAGAGGCCCTGAGCTGCACCATGCACCCGGTGTCCAGCCGTGAGAGTGTCCTCACGGACCTCAGCACCAACCCCGAGGCCACGTCCCTGCACAGCACGGGCAGCGTGGGCAGCGTGGGTGGCACGGGCGGCACACTAGGCACTGCGGCCACGCCGTCCGAGCCCCCGTCCCCCCTCCGTGCCACTGTCAACGCCTCCAGCTGCAGCCGGAGCGAGGGTTCTGCGAAGGAGCAGCCctcggggcagggagggggctcTAAGGAGAAGCTGAAGAAGCGACGGTCTCGCAGCTTCCTGAAGCGGATTGAGTCCCTGCGGAGGAAGGACAAGCAGAGACCCAGCCCAGACAGGAGGGTGGCTCCACACAGCAGCGCCACTCTCCCACCGGGATGGGGCTCCCTGCAGAGTAATGGGGACCTTGCAGCCACCAGGACCAACTCCTCTAAAAGAGGGATACCTGCCTCTTTCCACAGCAAAAAACACTTCTTCTCAGTATCGTACAGGACTAACCGCCTGCTCGGCCCCGCGGGCACCAAGGGGAGCTCTGACCCCAAACGCAGCGGAGTCTACCTGGAGGACTACGACACGGCCACTGCTGCCGAGTGCCAGCGCCGGGCTCGCCATGGCGATTGCCTGGTCTATATCCCCTGTGACCACAAGCCCGGCaccttccccaaatccctctccatCGAGAGCTTGTGTCCCCTGGGCGGCAGCTCCCTGGCCCACTGGAACGCAGGGAGCGcggctgtggggctgggcgagggcggcagcagcagcagcgtggaGGGCTCGTCCTCCCCGAGGGGCTTTGCCTGCCGGCGCCGcggctcctgcagctccctgggcagccgcGTCAGCGTCTACGACAACGTGCCGGAGTTCGGCAGCAGCGAGGATTTCTGCAAGGACGGGGAGGTCACCTTCGAGAACCTCGACGACATCCTGCAGCACAtgtgggggctgcagcagaaggtGGAACTCTGGTGTAAAGCCATCTCCTCTGGCCtggatggggaggaggggggcgaagaagaggaggatgaggaggagtCGGACTCGGGAGGGGAACCCTCCAACCTGCATTTCGAAGAACAGTCCATGTCGGATGTTGGCACCTCTGCCAGTGACTTTGATAGCACCGGGAACTCCCTCAACGAGGCTGAAGAGATTGAGACACGGGAGCGCCGAGATTCGGGGGTGGGAGCATCACTCACAAGACCCTGCAG AAAGCTGCGTTGGCACAGCTTCCAGAACTCACACCGGCCCAGCCTGAACTCGGCCTCGCTGGAAATCAACCGCCAGTCATCGGCCCAGCTCAACCTGCTCCAGAAGTGCTCCCTGCTCCGGCTCACTGCCATTATGGAGAAGTACTCCGTGCCCCACAAGCAGGCCTGGACGTG GACTGTCCCCAAGTTCATGAAGCGGAGTAAAGTCCCTGACTACCGGGACAAGATGGTTTTTGGGGTGCCGCCCATTGTCAACGTGCAGCGGacagggcagcccctgccccagagcaTCCAGCAGGCCATGCGCTACTTGCGCAGCCAGTGCCTGGACCAG GTTGGCATTTTCCGCAAGTCCGGGGTGAAGTCCCGGATCCAGGCGCTCCGGCACATGAATGAGACCAGCCCCGACAACGTCAACTACTCGGGGCAGTCAGCGTACGACGTGGCCGACCTGCTGAAGCAGTACTTCCGCGACCTGCCCGAGCCCATCTTCACCAGCAAGCTGACTGACACCTTCCTGCAGATCTACCAGT TCGTGTCCAAGGAGCAGcggctgcaggcagtgcaggcTGCCATCATCCTCATGCCAGACGAGAACCGGGAGGTGCTGCAGACCCTGCTCTATTTCCTGAGCGACATCGCCTCAGCCGAGGAGAACCAGATGACGGCTGGGAACCTGGCTGTGTGCCTGGCCCCCTCCATCTTCCACCTCAATGTGTCCAAGAAGGAAAGCACATCGCCCAG GGCCATACACAAGAGGGGAACCATGGGGAAACCGGACCAGAAGGACCTCAGTGAGAACATGGCTGCGACGCAGGGGCTCTCCCATATGATCACTGACTGCAAGAAGCTCTTCCAG GTCTCCCATGACAtcttgctgcagctgagcagctcctaTATGGCCGCAGACGCTTATCCCCATCCCCTGGCTGACTTGGTGTGCCAGGGGGAGAGCAAGGATTTACACTCCTACTTTGAGCAGAGTGTCCAGAATCTGCTCAAAGAGTCGTCAGAGAAATTCAAGGGgtggctgagcacagcagggcccCTGAACACAGAGCTGTCCTGCAAAAAG GTCGGGGATGGGCACCCTCTGCGCCTGTGGAAGGTCTCCACAGATGTCGAGGCCCCTCCCGCCACGGTGCTGCACCGGGTGCTGCGGGAGCGTCACCTGTGGGACGAGgacctgctgcagagcagggtggtGGAGGCGCTGGACAAGGACATGGAGGTGTACCACTACGTGACGGACAGCATGGCCCCGCACCCGCGCAGGGACTGCATGGTGCTCCG GCGCTGGCGCACGGACCTGCCGCGGGGAGcctgcctgctcagctcccTCTCGGTGGAGCACGACAAGGTGCCGGTGGAGGGAGGGGTCAAGGCCATCGTGCTGACGTCCCAGTACCTCATCGAGCCCAGCGCCATGGGCCGCTCCCGGGTGACCCACATCTGCAGGGCTGACCTCAG gggccGGTCTCCCGAGTGGTACAACAGGGTCTTTGGCCACCTCTGTGCCATGGAGCTGGTGAGGATACGAGACTCTTTCCCAGCCCTGAGTCCCAACGGCCCTGAGACAAAGATCTGA